The Primulina tabacum isolate GXHZ01 unplaced genomic scaffold, ASM2559414v2 Contig810, whole genome shotgun sequence genomic interval TAACTTCCGTTTGTCCATGTCGCTTGGGGGTTTTCCTACGGAAGTGAAGAATTGTTTGATGGAAAACCCCTCACACCCACTTTCTTAATTTGGAACCTGAGAATTGTGCTCCGTTATCTGAGACGAAGGCTTGTGGTATTCCAAACCTACAGATTATATTCTTCCACACAAAGTTTATTACGTCTCTTTCGGCTATCTTAGCTAAAGGTTCAGCTTCTACCCACTTTGTGAAGTAATCGACGGCCACAAGAAGAACTTTCTCTGCCCAGTAGCTATGGGAAATGGTCCCACGATATCCATTCCCCATTGTGCAAAAGGCAAAGGGCTTTCTAAGGGTTGCAAGAGCGTAGCTGGCCGATGATTGATATTCGCGTGTTCTTGGCATGCACGACAGTGTCTTACCAACTTTTCTGCGTCACGCCTCATTGTGGGCCAAAAGTACCCTTGTCGCAGAGCTTTATGGGCCAATGCCCTTCCTCCTAAATGATTCCCACAAATTCCTTCGTGAATCTCTCGAAGTACGTAGTTAGCATTACTGGGAGCAAGACACTTCAAGTATGGTAAGGAGTAGCCCCTTTTGTACAACTCATTATCTACTATTGTAAATCGAGCGGCTCTTATCCGAAGCTTTCGGGCTGTAGAAGGATCTTGTGGTACGCTTCCTTGTACAAGGAAACTGATGATTTCATCTTTCCAGCTCGGTTCACCCTCTCCAGTGCACAGAATGTCAAGAGTTGGTCCCTCCGCCTCTTCCTTAGTAACGGCTAGAAAAGTGACCCTTCTACTGTCAATATTTGTCATAGAACTTGCCATCTTGGCTAACCTATCTGCTACTTCATTCTGGGCCCTGGGTATCTGCTTTATCTCATAGTTCTCTAGACGCGAGAGCAGCTCATTAACCCGGAGCACATACCTGGCCATTTTCCTCCTCCTTAGCCACATAAGTCCCTTGAAGTTGGTTAACCACAAGCTGGAGTCACTGTGCGCTATCAACCTCTTTGATCCTGCAGCTAAGGCTAGCTTTAATCCTACTATAATAGCCTCGTACTCTGCTTCGTTATTTGATGCCGAAAATTGAAGCCTTATGGAATACTGAAACTTGTCTCCATGAGGATTTTCTAACAATATTCCGGCTCCACTTCCTGATGCAGTGGGAGATCCATCAACAAACAGTGTCCAAGTGGGGCTGGAACATTCTGCCTCTATTATCTCCATTTCTACTATGAAATCTGCCAGAACCTGGGCCTTGACCGCCGGGCGCGGTTGGTACTCCAATCCGTACTCGCTCAACTCCACCGCCCATTTGACCATCCTACGAGATGCCTCAGGGCTGGAGAGTACCTTCTTCAAGGGATGGTTGGTCAACACTACTACTTGATGAGATTGGAGGTAAGGACGTAGTTTCCTTCCTGCAATGACTAGTGCCAGGGCCAATTTCTCGATATTGGTGTATCGAAGTTCTGCTCCCTGCAATGTTTTGCTCACGTAATAAACTGGCTTATGCTCGCGTCCTTCCTCTAAGGTTAGCACTGCGCTGACTGCTTCGGACGAGACTGCTAGATAAAGGAACAACGTATCTCCTTCACACGGTTTTACAAGTAAGGGTGATGTGGTTAAGTACTTTTTCAAGCTGTCGAAGGCTTGCTGACACTCGTCCGTCCATTCGAATCTACTTTCTTGTCTGAGCACTTTGAAGAATGGCAGGCCTTTATCAGCCGACCGAGAGATGAATCGATTAAGAGCGGCGATCCGTCCTGTTAACTCTTGTATTCCTTTCAACGTCTTCGGAGGAGACATGTTTAAAATTGCATTGATCTTCTCGGGATTAGCTTCTATCCCTCTAACTGAGACCATATAACCTAGGAATTTCCCTCCTCCGACCCCGAATGTGCACTTTTCGGGGTTCAACCTCATTTTATACTTTCTTAGAATGCCAAAGCATTCTCTGAGATCTTCGGTGTGGGTTGAGGCCCGTATGCTCTTGACAAGCATGTCGTCTATATATACTTCCATGTTGCGCCCGATTGTTTTTTCAAACATCTTGTTTACCAACCGTTGGTAAGTTGCCCCTGCGTTCTTTAATCCGAATGGCATCACCTCGAAGAAGTAAATCCCTCGATCAGTTACAAAGCTTGTTTTTTCCTGATCCTCGGGTGCTAGCCGAATCTGATTGTAGCCTTGATATGCATCCAAGAAGCTGAGCATGTCGCACCCGGCAGTGGAGTCGACCAATGAATCAATCCTTGGCAACGGGAAAGAATCCTTAGGGCATGCTTTATTCAGATCAATGAATTCTATGCACAAACGCCACTTGTTTCCTGGCTTCGGAACGAGCACGACATTTGACAACCACTCTGGGTACATGACAGGGCGGATGTACTTAGCTGTTAACAGCTTCTCTACTTCTTCACTGATATGTTTGCTCTTCTCGAGACCGAACgttctttttttttgtttaattggTTTTATCTTTGGATCTGCTTTGAGTTTGTGGAGTGCATACTCCTGGGGTATTCCGGGCAGTGCTTCATCTTTCCAGGCAAACACATCTGCGTTATTTCTTAGAAAAGTTGTCAGGGCTTCTTCTAAATTAGTTGGCAGGCCCGTTCCAACCTTGACCTTGCTCTCGGAATTTCCTGGTATTATTTCTATACTTTTCAGTATTTTTGCGGCTTTAAGTCTCTCGTCTCTTCCCGATTCGCTCTCAACAACATGAACCTCGCTGTTTTCCGGATGATGCTCCAAATTCTTCTTACTTCTGGGTGATGAGTCCTTTGAGGCAGCCTGCCTCTTTTGGTGACTTGTTGTCCCCTGCAAGGTGATGGCATGACATTCTCTCGCCAATCGGCTATCACCGGTTGCCTCCCCTACTCCTTCGGGTGTGGGGAACTTAAGTTTCATGTGATACGTAGAGCCTATTGCCTGAAACAAATTTAAGCTAGGCCGTCCCAAAATAATGTTGTATGCTGACGGAGACTTAACTACGAGAAACCTCACCATCTTTGTGGTTCTTAGTGGGTAAGACCCCAAGGAAAGGGGAAGCGTAACCTTTCCTAATGCCTCAACTACCTCCCCCGCAAATCCAACTAGAGGGGTATTTACCGGGGCTAGTAGGGCATTGTCAATTCCAAGTTTTACAAAAGCGCTATAGAAAATGATGTCCGCAGAACTTCCTGAATCTACTAGTATCTTTCTCACCCAGAAATTGGAAATGGTGGCGGAGATGACTAAGGCGTCATTGTGTTCCCCACGAGGGAACTCTAGGTCACTGTCACCGAACGCCATATCTTTCTTTGACTGGACTATCTCGAGCATGGTGTGCGATATGGTATTGACCGCAGATGGAAGTTCTTGCACCGCTGCGCGAACCAAGGTTTTTCTCGCCCTGTTTGAATCCCCACATGGCGGGCCTCCAAAAATTACTGCGATGACTCCTTCAGTAGGCAGGTTCTCCTCTATCCTTTCGGATCGTTTCCCTTGGTCCTTGTTCCCTCTCAGATGGCTGGGCTTGCGCTGGAACTCTGGGCGCTTATTGTCCTGCTGATTTCGTGACTTATCCACGAAACTACCCAAGTATCCTCGCTTGATGAGTTTCTCTATTTCTGCTCGCAGGACAAAACAGTCTTCTGTGGTATGGCCTTTGTCCTTGTGAAAACGACAATACTTGTCAGATTGCTGTCTTTTCGAGTTCTCTTTCATAGGGCGTGGGGGCTGCAAAAGACCTTGCTTCTCGGCTACTACTAATATGTCCGTCAAGCGTGAGTTCAGCGGGATGTGTTGGAGATGAGGGCTCTGAGTTACCCGCCTTTCTTCTTTCTTGTCTCCAAATTTCTCATCCTCTCTCTTTCTTTTCCCAAGATAACGAGGTTCTACTGCTTCTTCGATGCGAATATACTTTTCTGCTCTTTCAAGTAATTCTTCTAAAGTGTTAGGGGGTTTTCCCGCTATTGACTCTTTGAATCTCCGGTGACGAAGGTTTTGTTGCATGATTCCTGCCAGTAAATCGTGATTGACGTGCGGGACCTCATGAACGACCTGAGTGAATCGCTGTACGAACTCTCTCAGGCTCTCTCCCTCTCTTTGGACTATGGTGAACAAATAAGATGCTGTCTTGGGATATTTCCTATTAATGGAGAATTGTTGAAGAAAACGTCTGGTGAGTTCATCCAGGCTGCCTACTGTCCCCGGGGGTAGCTTGTTGAACCAAGTAAGGGCTTGTCCTGATAGGGTAGTTCGAAAGATTTTACAGTAAGAAGCATCGCTGATGTCATAAAGGTCtgccttagcataaaatttgtCGAGGTGATCTTGTGGATCCCCTTCTCCTTTATACTCAGGTAGGTTTGCTATCTTTAATCCAACCGGCAGCATTTCTGCTAGTACAGCTGCGGTGAAAGGGCTACGTCGTGCAGGTGAAATTGCAATTGCAACCTCTTCTTCTCTCTTGGCGTGGAGTTTCTGATAAGAAGGAGGTGCCTGGCTATGAGCCTCGTCATCTTGGAGTGCAATCCCTTTCTTTAGGTTTGTCGGCGGCACGTCGTTGGTCCCGActacctctctctctggtaAGATTCTCTCTGAACGATGCGAATGGGCTCCTTCACCGTGCGCTCCTCTGTTCTCGTTGTACTGCTGCCGAGTTGCGAGGTATCGCGCCACGGCCGGCTGCAGCCCTAGACGCTGCTTCCTCCATCATCACCTTCAGAACCTCGGACGTGATCAGGAACTCCTCCTGCTGCGGGCGAGCTGGAGGAGGGCGCCCATGCTCCTCTGGAGCGTCATGAGTCGTACGCGACCGTGTTTGCATTCTCAGTGATCAGGTGGCAggttttcccacagacggcgccaaacTGATGCTACACGAAATTCAGGTGATAAATGTGCCCGGGTGAACACGTTAGTATGAGAGAATATCCGCTACTTTCGCGTCCACACCAATAAATCTCGGGGTCGCCACCTATGTCACGAATTGAGGTTAGAGGTATCGAGGGATACCCAACAAAAAAAATCCTCCACTCTCAAATTAGCAAACACCCCAAAATATGTACTCTCAAAAGCTAGATACTTATGGAGCATATAATGAAATAATGTGAATCCCCCCTTAAAATGGTGGGATGGatcctatttataggctttctaGTTGAACCATGAGCTTAGATTATCTTGGGCTCTCTATTTGGCCTAATCCTTAATTTATGGCCCAATCCAATCTCTACACAATTAATTATGCCTAACTTACAAAAATAAACCATTTTTTAGACTAATACCCATCACTTTGCATTCTCTCACAAGTTCTACCTAGGGAAGTCCGTAATAGAGGGCTTGTTGATAAGAAGAATATTGATCCGGATGTCTACGGGAgatataattttattgaattcttcAAAACCAAAGGACTACTGTCTATTGTTTCTGCAGTTGCTCCATACTGCCGCAAGCCCGTCTAAGAGTTCTTAGTCAACCTCACATCTAGCATGATTGATGAGAGATCTGCCAAGTTTGACAGAGTTTTTGTCCAAGATCGTGCCTTTCAGTTCAACCCCGACATCATCAATTCTTTATACAACACCCCCGTCGAGGATGAGGAAGGGGTTCAACTTGACATTAATGAGGATACTGTTGTACTCGCTGTACAGTTGATGACCCAATTCCCTGGTCATAAAAGTCTTATCTCTGCTGCCAACCTATCTTCATTCTACTATGTGCTTCACAAAACAGTCATGCGCAATTGGACACCATCAACCAATTCGACTATGGTCACCATGCCACAAGCATTTGTGATGTTTTCCATTGGCACTAGCAGTACTTTTAACTTTGGGAAGATCATTTTTAAGATTGTGCTACATTTTACTGATGGATGACTAAATTTAACCAAGCTACCTTTATCTTCTCTTATATATGGGATCCTGGAATCACAAGGATTCATCCGAGACATCGATGAGCATCTGTCCATGGTGactgaagatttgaagatttcccCCACCCTCTTCAATGGCAATCGGAAGCTGGATCTTCTTTGGTTTTGGAAACATATACTCAACCTCTGACTATATCCAGCTTTCCCCTACCGTTCTACAAGCCCAGATTGACTTTGCACTTAAGAAAATCGTTCAAGCCAAAGAATTGATCGTTCAGTATGAAGCCCAAGTGGTTCATTACAGGCTTTTATTGGACATGAGtgtccattctggacaaaaaaAGGAGATAGCAGTGCATCACGAACTTCAGAGGATGGACCCTCTGGCACTCATGGAGGTACTGAAGTAGAGGAGGATGAAGATACTGAAGAGAGAAGAAACTGATCATTAATCATTTATTACTTCTTATCTTTGTAGTTGTGCTTAGTTTTATTGATTATTGTGTGCTTAAGGTGTTAGTCGTTTCTTAATGCTCTTGTTAAATCTAAACTGATGAGTGTTTTTGCACTCGTCTTGTCAACACTACTAACAAGACCCGAGCTAATATAATCAAATTCAGGGGGAGCTTATTGGAGTTACATCACTTTGAATAGACTTGTTTGTACTTATTTTGTCCATAAAAGCAAAAAGGAGGAGATTGAAAAGAAATGTGTTTTTCTTCGCAACACACAATTTATctcctatatttttttcgttTTTGATAAGATTTTGCATAAGATTTTTTCTTTATAGAATATCGAGTTTTATAAACTTTAGATTCTATCcatgatatttaaaaaaattgtttcctAATGAAAAACTATTTTCTTTATCTTGTAGGAAACTATTTAAAGAATTCTATCAAGATCAACACAagtttatatatattgaaaaataaattatgcatAAGAGATGCGAGGTTCGAAGGTGCCAGAGAAGCGAGACAAACAATACACGAAACAATTTTATGAAGAACTCGCAAAAAAGAAGTATTATTTTTTCACTATGTCGTCGTCACTGCATTGCCATGAAGTGTTGGGGACACTTGAAAACAACACACATACAAATGTTGATCGAAGAATTTTTTCTTGCTCCGAATTTCGGCCACACAAATTTGCATTCTtgtgttttgtttatttttgttattgaGATTTTATGTTATAATTTACTTACTTAACTTGTTAAAGAAgatagtttttcatttttttcatcaGTATTGTTTTggtaaatttgatttttttctagtgattattttGTCCAAATGCATCGTACAAGTGTGTTCACTTGTGCATAATTATCactgttttattttaattatttatgtgttATATTATTTCGTTGCATGTTTTCATACGGTGTGTTACAACATTCGAGACAACACTTATCTGATACACACAATTATTACTGTTCATGTTAAACATGATACTTATATATAGTTGCTCaacatatattaaaaataatataaaaaaccTTCGAGCTACAATTGAATCCGATGAATTCGAGCATTGACAAAACTCACGAGTTTGCTCGATTCATTTGCCCTCCAAATACTTTGGGTACATTAGAAAGCAAAAACACAATGAAGACGACAAAATCGAAAATTACCTACTGAACATACAAAATATTCCTTCAATACACATCTAGAAACACTAGTTTTTCCTCCTGTCTTTCAGTTTTTAACAAACAAAATTTTGGGTTTTGCTTAAAAAGCTAATGTTTTATAGAGCAATGGGAGCAAGTTGCAAGCTAGCTAGTTGTGTATAGGGAGTCTGCTTCTAACCCAGTTATAGTCCATTGTGCTCAAGTTTTCTGATCTAGGCACTTTCACTCTTTCTTCTCTTTTACCAAATATCGTACCTGGACATGTCAagcaatatatatacatataaatatctATATATTTATAGATATATGCATTCTAGTAtgaattcaaaaaaatttaaaaatatatgaatttaCTTATTATCCCAAGAAATAATAACAGGCCTCAAATTTCACAAGACCAGAATGTGATCaagttgattttgtgaatgaaAATGAAGGCATGAAGTGCACCAAGTATTAGGCAAGTTGCCTTCTTGaataaaatttttcagaaatttaatatatgatttttttattttttttggaaaattcaaaatttgatcTCTCAAGCATACTAAGATAATTTTCATTCAAGTTCTTGGGTTCATTTTGAAAATAGTACGTTAAGAAATGGGATAATGGTAGTCAAGAATATTGAAACATGCCTGATGGAGCTTCCTTCAGCTTGTTGTGTGGCATAAAAGCTTGATTAGCAAACCCTTTCACCTGTTCAGAATCAAGAAAACCAGCACCAAATAGTTACTCACTACTTGGGTTCTTAGGTTGTAGTCACATAAAGCTCCTCCGTACGTGTCGAAAAACAGAGAGAAAATCTAAGGAAAAAATTGTCATACTCCCATAATCTGCTCTTCATTTAATTTGAGCTTCCTTGGAAACAAAGGCATAGCAGCAAACTTGAAATGATGAGCTGCATAAGTAGCAAAGACTGAGTGAATAACATAGATACGCAACACTATAAGATGTATTCACTATACCTTGTCCTAGAGCTAGTCGCTTGTGTACTTCATCTGAAGCGCAaggtacaaccataactgctaGGAGAGCCACACAAAACGCAGCAAAGAAGGTTGGCAGTTCCATAGGAATGAattgttttctttgcggttttCGCAGTTTAGCAAAAGGAAGAAATCCCACTATTTACTTGCGCAAGAAAACATacacaaaacaaaaaaacaattcACTTGAGCAAGAAAACATACACAAAACACAAAATGGAGAATTTCAAAATAAGTACactttgaaaataatagttttATACTTCCCTTTTTGGGAACCTTCACACAACTTGTATGGATCGTTGGTTACCTAACCGTGGTTGGACCACAGCTCTGGTTTTGGTTTTTTGacaaatacaactctttcatatGTCAAG includes:
- the LOC142535139 gene encoding uncharacterized protein LOC142535139, with the protein product MQTRSRTTHDAPEEHGRPPPARPQQEEFLITSEVLKVMMEEAASRAAAGQRILPEREVVGTNDVPPTNLKKGIALQDDEAHSQAPPSYQKLHAKREEEVAIAISPARRSPFTAAVLAEMLPVGLKIANLPEYKGEGDPQDHLDKFYAKADLYDISDASYCKIFRTTLSGQALTWFNKLPPGTVGSLDELTRRFLQQFSINRKYPKTASYLFTIVQREGESLREFVQRFTQVVHEVPHVNHDLLAGIMQQNLRHRRFKESIAGKPPNTLEELLERAEKYIRIEEAVEPRYLGKRKREDEKFGDKKEERRVTQSPHLQHIPLNSRLTDILVVAEKQGLLQPPRPMKENSKRQQSDKYCRFHKDKGHTTEDCFVLRAEIEKLIKRGYLGSFVDKSRNQQDNKRPEFQRKPSHLRGNKDQGKRSERIEENLPTEGVIAVIFGGPPCGDSNRARKTLVRAAVQELPSAVNTISHTMLEIVQSKKDMAFGDSDLEFPRGEHNDALVISATISNFWVRKILVDSGSSADIIFYSAFVKLGIDNALLAPVNTPLVGFAGEVVEALGKVTLPLSLGSYPLRTTKMVRFLVVKSPSAYNIILGRPSLNLFQAIGSTYHMKLKFPTPEGVGEATGDSRLARECHAITLQGTTSHQKRQAASKDSSPRSKKNLEHHPENSEVHVVESESGRDERLKAAKILKSIEIIPGNSESKVKVGTGLPTNLEEALTTFLRNNADVFAWKDEALPGIPQEYALHKLKADPKIKPIKQKKRTFGLEKSKHISEEVEKLLTAKYIRPVMYPEWLSNVVLVPKPGNKWRLCIEFIDLNKACPKDSFPLPRIDSLVDSTAGCDMLSFLDAYQGYNQIRLAPEDQEKTSFVTDRGIYFFEVMPFGLKNAGATYQRLVNKMFEKTIGRNMEVYIDDMLVKSIRASTHTEDLRECFGILRKYKMRLNPEKCTFGVGGGKFLGYMVSVRGIEANPEKINAILNMSPPKTLKGIQELTGRIAALNRFISRSADKGLPFFKVLRQESRFEWTDECQQAFDSLKKYLTTSPLLVKPCEGDTLFLYLAVSSEAVSAVLTLEEGREHKPVYYVSKTLQGAELRYTNIEKLALALVIAGRKLRPYLQSHQVVVLTNHPLKKVLSSPEASRRMVKWAVELSEYGLEYQPRPAVKAQVLADFIVEMEIIEAECSSPTWTLFVDGSPTASGSGAGILLENPHGDKFQYSIRLQFSASNNEAEYEAIIVGLKLALAAGSKRLIAHSDSSLWLTNFKGLMWLRRRKMARYVLRVNELLSRLENYEIKQIPRAQNEVADRLAKMASSMTNIDSRRVTFLAVTKEEAEGPTLDILCTGEGEPSWKDEIISFLVQGSVPQDPSTARKLRIRAARFTIVDNELYKRGYSLPYLKCLAPSNANYVLREIHEGICGNHLGGRALAHKALRQGYFWPTMRRDAEKLDYVTHLYRENHPSTWFMGAEAVAPAEIGEPSMRVQNYTLADNERAMRLSLDLIEELREEASLRAERLQSANGQSIQ
- the LOC142535136 gene encoding uncharacterized protein LOC142535136, whose translation is MELPTFFAAFCVALLAVMVVPCASDEVHKRLALGQAHHFKFAAMPLFPRKLKLNEEQIMGVKGFANQAFMPHNKLKEAPSGTIFGKREERVKVPRSENLSTMDYNWVRSRLPIHN